In Anguilla rostrata isolate EN2019 chromosome 1, ASM1855537v3, whole genome shotgun sequence, a genomic segment contains:
- the isca2 gene encoding iron-sulfur cluster assembly 2 homolog, mitochondrial: MSLIRGAMFNLARTSRCLGRVCSPMMVLSPSQSVLARGTQYPQQFISSEPLRWSSSSVQEKSAEINTSQDKVLLSESCVKRLQEIMEKGEYLRIQVEGGGCSGFQYKFLVEKVISEDDRVFEQDGVGVIVDQDSLEFVKGSTLDYTAELIRSSFHVVRNPQAEHGCSCGTSFSIKV; the protein is encoded by the exons ATGTCATTAATTCGAGGAGCTATGTTCAATTTAGCAAGAACGTCCCGTTGTCTCGGAAG GGTGTGTTCTCCGATGATGGTGCTTAGTCCAAGCCAATCTGTGTTGGCACGAGGCACCCAGTATCCGCAGCAGTTTATATCTTCAGAACCTCTGCGCTGGAGCAGCTCCTCGGTTCAAGAGAAGTCAGCGGAAATCAACACATCCCAAGATAAAGTACTGCTCAGTGAATCGTGTGTGAAG AGGCTGCAAGAAATCATGGAGAAAGGAGAGTACCTGAGAATACAGGTGGAAGGTGGAGGCTGCTCTGGGTTCCAGTACAAGTTTTTAGTCGAGAAAGTGATAAGTGAGGATGATAG GGTGTTTGAGCAGGATGGCGTTGGAGTCATTGTGGATCAGGATAGTTTGGAGTTTGTGAAAGGGTCCACACTGGACTACACCGCGGAGCTAATCCGCTCCTCCTTTCACGTTGTCCGCAACCCCCAGGCTGAACATGGCTGCTCCTGCGGCACCTCTTTCTCCATCAAGGTGTGA
- the LOC135251254 gene encoding NPC intracellular cholesterol transporter 2-like yields MEIRVVSICLSLFVLTYAEPVKYVDCGSAVAKVSSVEVSPCPKQPCELKRGQSYAVNVTFLSDDASQTSKAVVHGVIAGIPVPFSIPNDDGCTSGVVCPIQKAKTYSYVNQLPVKSTYPSIKLLVEWELMDDLGKDLFCIKFPVQITS; encoded by the exons ATGGAAATTCGTGTCGTCTCCATCTGCCTCTCCCTCTTCGTGCTCACGTATGCCGAGCCCGTCAAGTATGTCGATTGTG GGTCTGCTGTTGCGAAAGTCTCCTCGGTCGAAGTAAGCCCATGTCCAAAACAACCTTGTGAGCTCAAGAGAGGACAATCCTACGCCGTTAATGTGACTTTCCTCAGCG ATGATGCAAGCCAGACCAGTAAAGCAGTGGTCCATGGAGTGATCGCTGGTATTCCGGTTCCTTTTTCCATCCCTAATGATGACGGCTGTACGTCAGGGGTTGTCTGCCCCATTCAGAAAGCGAAAACCTACAGCTATGTCAATCAGCTGCCAGTCAAGTCTACTTACCCTTCA atcaagCTGCTCGTGGAGTGGGAACTGATGGATGACTTGGGCAAAGACTTATTCTGCATAAAGTTCCCAGTCCAAATCACAAGCTGA
- the gskip gene encoding GSK3-beta interaction protein → MRDQAFFCFPFWSKLLHMSRKCGVDLSMEIMEVDCNQGESTIPPFEEDCVELGDVKDMRLEAEAVVNDVLFAVAEMFVSQKLDNALDVAYINVETREGNRYCLELTEAGLRVVGYAFDQVDDSLSTQYHETVYSLLDSLSPGYREAFGNALLQRLERLKQNGQ, encoded by the exons ATGCGCGACCaggcttttttctgttttcctttttggtCCAAGCTACTTCACATGAGCCGGAAGTGTGGTGTTGATTTATCTATGGAG ATAATGGAAGTAGACTGTAACCAAGGTGAATCAACAATACCCCCATTTGAAGAAGACTGTGTCGAGCTAGGAGACGTGAAGGATATGAGGCTGGAAGCCGAAGCCGTGGTCAACGACGTCCTGTTTGCAGTGGCTGAAATGTTCGTTTCCCAGAAGTTGGATAACGCCTTGGATGTGGCATACATAAACGTGGAGACAAGAGAGGGAAACCGCTATTGCCTAGAGCTCACTGAAGCGGGACTGAGg GTGGTCGGCTATGCCTTTGACCAGGTGGACGACAGTTTGAGCACACAGTATCATGAGACTGTTTACTCCCTGCTTGACTCTCTCAGTCCGGGCTACAGAGAGGCTTTTGGGAATGCCCTGCTGCAGCGACTGGAGAGGTTGAAACAAAACGGACAGTAG